Genomic window (Helianthus annuus cultivar XRQ/B chromosome 3, HanXRQr2.0-SUNRISE, whole genome shotgun sequence):
acctactcttaaacaataagcttaaaatttcggaagaaatcaACAACccatatgaaaatcatgcatgaaTTCACTGAAATTTCATACCTTTGATGTAGATTGATCAAGAAAAACTGAGAAAAAGTGCAAAACAAGAAATTTGGTGAACACTCTTCAAAAACCCTAGAACTCACGCCCAGAAATCTTGCAAACGAGCAAGAATTAATGAAAACCGTgatgggggttttgttcctctcgaAAAATTACTCAAGCTAGGCTCAAGAATCACTGGATTTGGTGGGGATTTGAAAGAGTTATGAGTGACTGAAGCTTTAGGGTTCTAGAGTGGATTTTTGGGGGAGATGATGTGAAGGAGAGAGGTAGATGTGATGAATGCAGAAGTTGAATGGTGGTAAAGGGTTTAAGAGTCAGATAAAGGGTCCCCCAAATCGATTTGTGTGGTCAAAAGTATGTTTGGGTGTTAGTTGGGTCGATATGTATGCGTAATACACTTTCAGCGTCGGACAAAAATCCAGCGACCGTCGGCGACGGTTGGTGTCTCTGTCGGCGATGGACTCGGGAAAATGGGGAAGCGGGCGACGGACTAACTCGCTATTTACGGTGAAAAGTGGGCGACAGATGGTTTTTACGGACCGTAGGCGCGCACAAAgtcaccgtcggcgacggtgcaccaaaaatccatttttttttgaaaaatatgaagaaatttATTAACTTTTTATAAAAGAACTATATACatacaaaaatcctaaaaattattaaaaatctttttgtagatTTTTATAAGCTAAAATTTTAAAACGCGAaaaccgttaacggccctaccaccccccaaaaagtCGTGTATTGTCCCTAATACACACAaacaagtctaaaaacataccttttgtCTTCAAGATCCGTTCGGAATGTCGGGACTTCACACAATCACAAGGGTTAGTACGGAATGAGAACGATTACCACAAAAATACTCAAACAATTAAATAGAttgtacataactttacaaaatTCATTACCGGTTCTTCAGTTAACCTCATAAGTTGGCACACTTACCACGAAGTTCACCAACTCCACATTCTCATCTTTTTTCTCATTGTTACCATCAAGGAACAGCTTAAGGCGATGCCCATTAACCGTTTGCTTTGACCCATCCTTCAAGTCCTTTATTGTAACATCTCCAAGTTTTCCGACCCGTGTAATCACGtacgggcccatccacttgctctGAAGCTTACCGGGAAAGTATTTAAGCCGTGAGTTGTAaagccaaaccttttgacccacttcaaactccttCGGCTTCAACTTCGCGTCATGTGCCCTCTTCATATCATCCTTGTACTTTGAGGCGCACTCATACGCTTCTACCCGAAGCTCCTCCAACTCGCAAAGCTTTAATTTCCTCTCCTTTCCTGCATCTTCATATTTCATGTTAACTTCTTTaatagcccaccaagcacgatgcacaagctCAACCGGTAAATGACAATTTCGCCCATAAAGTAAGCGATAAGGTGtagttccaataggtgttttatgagccattctataagcccataaagcatcattcaacttcgtcgaccaatcctttcggtcgggtcgaacggtcttttgcaaaatttcttttatttgcctattggaaacctcCACTTGACCacttgtttgtgggtggtaagggGTAGCgattcgatggtcaacaccataccgtttcaagagtttgccaaaGTTAAAATTCTTAAagtgagatcccccatcactaatgatcacTCGGGGAATCCCAAATCTAGAAATTATGTTTGTTTGtacaaaattgcaaacaacggtaTAGTCATTCGTCTTGGTGGCAACcgcttcgacccatttggatacataatcgaccgccaccaagATATATAAGttgccatgcgaattagggaatgggcctatgaaatcgatcccccacaCACCAAAAATATCAACAAtgaggatcggttgcatgggcatttcatcccttttaCAAATACCCCCTAACTTTTGACACTACACACAGTTTTTAGCGAAATTAAAAGCATCCTtgaaaatagtcggccaataaagaccgctattgagcactttgtgtccggttttgtgaccactgaaatggcccccacaagcaaatgaatgcaagtgcatcaagacgctagggatctcctcgtcgggtatgcatcttcgaatgacttgatccggacaaaacttgaataagtccgattcttccaacgtgtagtacttgatttgagataggaagtgcaacctcttccttctatcccaatgagctGGCAAGTCACCTGTGACCAAATAATTtacaatattagcataccatggtaatattgAAACCTTTAAAATTTGCTCATCTGGGAAGTTCTCATTGATCTCTTCATGGGAAGAATCCTCCTCCACAACCAATCGAGACAAGTGGTCCGCAACCACATTCTCACTCCCTT
Coding sequences:
- the LOC110931658 gene encoding uncharacterized protein LOC110931658; its protein translation is MAHKTPIGTTPYRLLYGRNCHLPVELVHRAWWAIKEVNMKYEDAGKERKLKLCELEELRVEAYECASKYKDDMKRAHDAKLKPKEFEVGQKVWLYNSRLKYFPGKLQSKWMGPYVITRVGKLGDVTIKDLKDGSKQTVNGHRLKLFLDGNNEKKDENVELVNFVPCLEEERKQKPPGKVRLREPVQAQGNIKNVGNS